The proteins below come from a single Pirellulales bacterium genomic window:
- a CDS encoding three-Cys-motif partner protein TcmP translates to MTDTLPTVWDASPHTLVKHAILHEYLHRWMAILTRQSAKIGDQAREILFVDGFAGPGEYNRGEPGSPLIALNAALNHTVSFPNPIRMLFIERREDRYEHLKQMLAPFKGQIATSKNVRAVEPKCGDCDAILNTLLSDCEAKHIKFGPALAFLDQFGYGEVSMALIARILAFPVCEVFTYLDYKDMNRWITDDTKADAFTRAFGGEEWRDCVGLPEKQRREKLLALYKTALKYRGGAKFVVSFLMYDRNNIPLYWLLFCTKSLRGIEEMKKAMWKVDETGEFRFSDRDDPSQLMLLEKRFDQTWLAEELTARLAGQTMDGSQIKEFVLTETPCYLFKAALKSLESSKRVTIAESVDRKPNTFPDKKLAVIKIQFPKSLFN, encoded by the coding sequence GTGACCGACACGCTACCGACCGTTTGGGATGCTAGTCCGCACACTCTTGTAAAACACGCAATTCTCCATGAATATCTTCATAGGTGGATGGCAATCCTAACTCGACAGTCTGCCAAAATTGGTGATCAAGCACGAGAAATTCTATTTGTGGACGGTTTTGCCGGACCGGGCGAGTACAATCGCGGCGAACCAGGGAGTCCATTGATTGCGTTGAATGCAGCCTTGAACCACACGGTATCGTTTCCTAATCCAATTCGGATGCTTTTCATTGAGCGTCGCGAAGATCGCTACGAGCATTTGAAGCAAATGCTCGCGCCATTTAAAGGGCAGATTGCAACATCTAAGAATGTTAGAGCGGTTGAACCAAAGTGTGGCGACTGCGATGCCATTCTTAATACACTGTTGTCCGATTGTGAAGCGAAACATATCAAATTCGGCCCTGCACTCGCCTTCTTAGATCAATTCGGCTACGGCGAAGTATCTATGGCTCTGATCGCACGGATTTTAGCCTTTCCGGTCTGCGAAGTGTTCACATATCTCGACTACAAGGATATGAACCGATGGATCACGGACGATACGAAAGCAGATGCATTTACACGAGCCTTTGGCGGTGAAGAGTGGCGAGACTGCGTTGGTTTGCCAGAGAAACAACGCCGCGAAAAACTGCTCGCACTTTATAAAACGGCATTGAAGTATCGTGGGGGCGCAAAATTCGTTGTGTCATTTCTCATGTATGATCGCAATAACATCCCGCTTTACTGGCTTCTCTTTTGTACAAAAAGTCTCCGCGGTATCGAAGAAATGAAGAAAGCCATGTGGAAAGTCGATGAAACTGGCGAATTTCGTTTTTCAGACCGTGATGATCCAAGTCAGTTGATGCTGCTTGAAAAACGATTCGATCAGACTTGGTTGGCAGAAGAACTAACAGCCCGATTAGCCGGGCAGACAATGGATGGCTCACAGATCAAGGAATTCGTATTGACCGAAACGCCGTGCTATTTATTCAAAGCCGCCTTGAAGTCGTTAGAGAGTAGCAAACGAGTCACAATAGCGGAATCGGTTGATCGAAAACCAAATACGTTCCCAGACAAAAAATTGGCCGTTATCAAGATTCAATTTCCAAAAAGTTTATTCAACTAG
- a CDS encoding phage Gp37/Gp68 family protein, producing the protein MAQASTIEWTEATWNPVTGCTKISPGCKFCYAERMAHRLKAMGQDRYRNAFKLTLQPDALEVPLRWKLPRVIFVNSMSDLFHVDVPLEYIQQCFGVMEEASQHTFQVLTKRPDRAAELSADLPWPKNVWMGTSVENEDYLWRVRSLREIPAAIRFLSVEPLLGPIKRLPLKGIHWVIVGGESGPGSRPMKVEWVRQLRDQCVSKDVPFFFKQWGGTNKKRTGRLLDGQTWDQMP; encoded by the coding sequence ATGGCACAAGCATCAACTATCGAATGGACCGAAGCGACTTGGAATCCTGTCACCGGATGTACGAAAATCAGTCCGGGATGCAAGTTTTGTTATGCAGAACGCATGGCTCATCGTCTAAAGGCGATGGGACAAGACAGATACCGAAATGCATTCAAGTTAACACTTCAACCCGATGCGTTAGAAGTGCCGTTGCGATGGAAATTGCCTCGTGTAATTTTCGTCAATTCGATGAGTGATCTCTTTCATGTTGATGTACCGCTAGAATACATCCAGCAATGTTTTGGTGTGATGGAAGAAGCAAGCCAACACACATTCCAAGTCTTGACGAAAAGGCCGGATCGCGCTGCCGAATTGAGCGCAGATTTGCCGTGGCCTAAGAATGTCTGGATGGGAACAAGTGTTGAAAATGAGGATTATTTGTGGCGCGTGAGATCATTGCGCGAGATTCCTGCCGCGATTCGATTCTTATCAGTGGAACCATTGTTGGGGCCAATTAAACGGTTGCCACTAAAAGGCATACACTGGGTAATCGTCGGAGGTGAATCGGGTCCGGGGTCGCGTCCTATGAAAGTTGAATGGGTGCGACAGCTTAGAGATCAATGTGTTTCAAAAGATGTTCCTTTTTTCTTCAAGCAGTGGGGCGGGACTAACAAGAAACGAACCGGCCGCCTGCTTGATGGGCAGACTTGGGATCAAATGCCGTGA
- a CDS encoding nucleoside hydrolase translates to MARKVIIDTDPGIDDAVALTMALFDPELEVLALTATGGNVFPSQATRNVQTIVEQLDPPRWPRVGAAPEDNPLPTDGRVLHGQNGLGNIEFPFAGLANIHPAEKVLCDEVRAAPEEITIICLGPHTNIARAMQRDPEFSSLVGRLVISGGTINTPGRVSPVADFNIYCDPLSARHVLKSPATKTLVPLDVSGELAFTFDLLDQLPAETTRAGKFLRQILPFAYRAQRQVLGQEHVNLHDVAAIVAVTNPELFETEALAGDVETEGELTGGMVVFDRRRASIREWRQNMDVAIKADVAAMRDCVLRSLERAGKAS, encoded by the coding sequence ATGGCCAGAAAGGTGATTATCGACACCGATCCAGGCATTGACGACGCCGTGGCTTTGACCATGGCGCTGTTCGATCCGGAGTTGGAAGTGCTGGCCCTGACGGCGACGGGCGGGAACGTGTTTCCCAGTCAGGCCACGCGGAACGTGCAAACGATCGTGGAGCAGCTAGATCCGCCCCGCTGGCCGCGAGTCGGCGCCGCGCCGGAAGACAACCCGCTGCCCACCGACGGCCGCGTGCTCCACGGCCAAAACGGGCTGGGCAACATCGAGTTCCCCTTCGCCGGTCTGGCCAACATTCACCCGGCCGAAAAAGTCCTGTGCGACGAAGTACGGGCGGCTCCCGAGGAAATCACCATCATCTGTCTGGGGCCCCATACGAACATCGCCCGAGCCATGCAGCGCGATCCGGAATTTTCCTCGCTTGTGGGACGGCTGGTCATCAGCGGCGGAACGATCAACACGCCGGGGCGGGTGAGCCCGGTGGCCGATTTCAACATTTATTGCGATCCGCTTTCAGCGCGCCACGTGCTGAAATCGCCCGCCACCAAAACGCTGGTGCCGCTGGACGTGAGCGGCGAGCTTGCGTTCACGTTCGATTTGCTCGATCAACTTCCCGCCGAAACGACCCGGGCCGGAAAATTTCTGCGGCAGATTTTGCCCTTTGCGTACCGTGCCCAGCGTCAAGTGTTGGGACAGGAACACGTTAACTTGCACGATGTGGCCGCCATTGTGGCCGTGACCAATCCGGAACTTTTCGAAACCGAGGCCCTGGCCGGCGACGTGGAAACGGAAGGCGAGCTGACCGGCGGCATGGTGGTGTTCGATCGCCGCCGGGCGAGCATCCGCGAGTGGCGCCAGAATATGGACGTCGCCATCAAGGCCGATGTTGCCGCCATGCGTGATTGCGTGCTGCGCAGCCTGGAACGCGCCGGAAAAGCAAGCTGA
- a CDS encoding trypsin-like peptidase domain-containing protein, with protein MARTNWYLAGGVRSALLGAFYLGALLTWLAMNRPVVAQQWDEKQPTAEERAKQFDELAVESERLQQAGNVLRKVSHLVKPSVVHIDSVHKDHYARREEDAGSGTIVQFGEKLYVLTNRHVIRDSSSDSITIRLADGRELHPTRIWADQPTDIAVMTIQGTGLVPARIGNSDDMDVGDFVLAVGSPFGLSHSVTFGIISAKGRRDLDLDEGSNNVLKFQDFFQTDAPINPGNSGGPLVNMKGEVIGMNTAIASSTNSSAGVGFTIPIDMAMIVAKQLIEHGTVTRAYLGVRFYDKDKDKDKFAAAEFIKIGLPRPEGARLSGVVAKSPAEAAKLQRDDVIVEFNGVPVEDDSHLMFLVSLIEVGKEVPITVFRGGQTVNLTVKVGDRADYPE; from the coding sequence ATGGCCCGAACGAACTGGTATCTAGCTGGCGGTGTGCGGAGTGCTTTGCTGGGCGCCTTTTACTTGGGCGCCTTGTTGACGTGGCTGGCGATGAACCGGCCGGTGGTTGCGCAGCAATGGGACGAGAAGCAACCCACGGCCGAAGAGCGGGCTAAACAATTCGACGAATTGGCGGTCGAATCGGAGCGCTTGCAGCAGGCCGGCAACGTGCTGCGCAAAGTTTCGCACCTGGTTAAGCCGTCGGTGGTGCACATCGATTCGGTCCACAAAGATCATTACGCCCGCCGCGAGGAAGACGCCGGCTCCGGCACCATCGTGCAATTTGGCGAAAAATTGTACGTGCTCACCAACCGGCACGTTATTCGCGATTCCAGCAGTGACAGCATCACCATTCGCTTGGCCGACGGACGCGAGTTGCATCCCACCCGCATTTGGGCCGACCAGCCCACCGACATCGCGGTGATGACCATTCAAGGCACAGGGCTGGTGCCGGCACGCATCGGCAACAGCGACGACATGGACGTGGGCGATTTTGTGCTGGCCGTGGGCAGTCCGTTTGGGTTAAGTCACTCCGTCACGTTCGGCATCATCAGCGCCAAAGGCCGGCGCGATTTAGATTTGGACGAAGGCTCCAACAACGTGCTCAAGTTCCAAGATTTCTTTCAGACCGATGCTCCGATCAATCCCGGCAACAGCGGCGGCCCGCTGGTGAATATGAAGGGGGAAGTGATCGGCATGAACACGGCCATCGCCTCCAGCACCAACAGCAGCGCCGGCGTGGGTTTTACCATTCCCATCGACATGGCCATGATTGTGGCCAAACAGTTAATCGAACACGGCACGGTGACGCGGGCCTACTTGGGCGTGCGGTTTTACGACAAAGATAAAGACAAAGACAAATTCGCGGCCGCCGAGTTCATCAAAATTGGCCTGCCGCGGCCGGAGGGCGCCCGGCTTTCGGGCGTGGTGGCCAAATCGCCTGCCGAGGCGGCGAAGCTACAGCGCGACGACGTAATCGTCGAGTTCAACGGCGTGCCGGTCGAAGACGACAGCCATCTGATGTTCCTGGTCAGTCTGATCGAAGTCGGCAAAGAAGTGCCGATTACCGTTTTCCGCGGCGGGCAAACCGTAAACCTGACGGTCAAAGTCGGCGATCGGGCCGATTATCCCGAATAG
- a CDS encoding TraR/DksA family transcriptional regulator produces MARKDALVSMRQILIKRRDALRKALAGDLSLLKELRAQTAGDLVDAALDSAQDEISSQLAEVESRELANVENALERMRTGHYGVCEGCGCKIPMARLNALPYATYCIQCAREVEKYGSAGGHDQDWGRLSDSGGGESEATLDDIELDVS; encoded by the coding sequence ATGGCACGCAAAGATGCACTGGTGAGTATGCGTCAGATTCTTATCAAGCGGCGGGACGCCCTGCGCAAAGCGCTGGCCGGCGACTTGAGTTTACTCAAAGAGCTACGGGCCCAAACGGCCGGCGATTTGGTCGATGCGGCGCTGGATTCCGCCCAAGACGAAATCAGCTCCCAGTTGGCGGAAGTGGAAAGCCGCGAACTGGCAAATGTCGAAAATGCTCTGGAACGGATGCGCACCGGTCACTACGGCGTGTGCGAGGGCTGCGGCTGCAAAATTCCCATGGCCCGGCTGAACGCATTGCCGTATGCCACCTACTGCATCCAATGCGCGCGAGAAGTCGAGAAGTACGGCTCCGCAGGCGGCCATGATCAAGATTGGGGCCGGCTTTCCGATTCCGGCGGCGGCGAATCGGAAGCGACGCTGGACGATATCGAGCTGGACGTTTCGTAA